One stretch of Corallococcus soli DNA includes these proteins:
- a CDS encoding FAD-dependent oxidoreductase, translating to MSKALVCTCEDVTVSDIEHALERGYQDVESVKRFTGFGTGICQGKSCHSAVAALLQKSKALKSEAVVPFTPRPPLYPTELRLLASAPVDESVPPMGGVPQELEHFPSALRPQGPVPQKAKVVIIGGGIMGLSLAYNLALRGETDVVVLERGYLCAGASGRNGGGVRMQWGTPALIELAKRSIDLMKVFARDLGVNVWLRQGGYLFLAKRKDTARRLEKNAVLHNQYGVPTRIITADAARDIVPGLTMKDCLTAAYNPEDGVIFPWAFLWGYAQGSVKRGVKVETYTNVTGFETSNGQVRKVKTDRGDIACDTVVLASGAWSPQVAKLADVALPNEPHRHEILSTEPLKPFLSPLVSVLDTGLYFSQSMRGEIVGGMGDPKEPAGPNMGSTLRFVSRFARALTEQLPHVGQVKVLRQWGGLYDVTPDNNPILGRTPGLDNLLQMSGFVGHGFMMAPAVAERMAQWMTSGASDELFTRFNLRRFESGTLEREEMIIG from the coding sequence ATGAGCAAGGCGCTCGTCTGTACCTGCGAGGACGTCACCGTCTCCGACATCGAGCACGCGCTGGAGCGCGGCTACCAGGACGTGGAGTCGGTGAAGCGCTTCACCGGCTTCGGCACCGGCATCTGCCAGGGCAAGAGCTGCCACTCGGCCGTCGCCGCGCTGCTCCAGAAGTCGAAGGCGCTCAAGTCCGAAGCGGTGGTGCCCTTCACGCCCCGGCCGCCGCTGTACCCCACGGAGCTGCGCCTGCTGGCGAGCGCCCCGGTGGACGAGTCCGTGCCCCCCATGGGCGGCGTGCCCCAGGAGCTGGAGCACTTCCCTTCCGCGCTCCGGCCCCAGGGCCCGGTGCCCCAGAAGGCCAAGGTGGTCATCATCGGCGGCGGCATCATGGGCCTGTCACTGGCGTACAACCTGGCGCTGCGCGGTGAGACGGACGTGGTGGTGCTGGAGCGCGGCTACCTGTGCGCGGGCGCGTCCGGCCGCAACGGCGGCGGCGTGCGCATGCAGTGGGGCACCCCGGCGTTGATCGAGCTGGCCAAGCGCTCCATCGACCTGATGAAGGTCTTCGCGCGCGACCTGGGCGTCAACGTGTGGCTGCGCCAGGGCGGCTACCTGTTCCTGGCCAAGCGCAAGGACACGGCGCGGCGGCTGGAGAAGAACGCCGTCCTGCACAACCAGTACGGCGTGCCCACGCGCATCATCACCGCGGACGCGGCGCGCGACATCGTCCCCGGCCTGACGATGAAGGACTGCCTCACCGCGGCCTACAACCCGGAGGACGGCGTCATCTTCCCCTGGGCCTTCCTCTGGGGCTACGCGCAGGGCAGCGTGAAGCGCGGCGTGAAGGTGGAGACGTACACGAACGTCACGGGCTTCGAGACGAGCAACGGCCAGGTGCGCAAGGTGAAGACGGACCGGGGCGACATCGCCTGCGACACCGTGGTGCTCGCCTCCGGCGCGTGGAGCCCCCAGGTCGCGAAGCTGGCGGACGTGGCGCTCCCCAACGAGCCGCACCGCCATGAGATCCTCAGCACCGAGCCGCTCAAGCCCTTCCTGTCGCCGCTGGTGTCGGTGCTCGACACGGGCCTGTACTTCAGCCAGTCCATGCGCGGTGAGATTGTCGGCGGCATGGGCGACCCGAAGGAGCCCGCCGGCCCCAACATGGGCAGCACCCTGCGCTTCGTGTCGCGCTTCGCCCGCGCCCTCACCGAACAGCTCCCCCATGTGGGCCAGGTGAAGGTGCTGCGCCAGTGGGGCGGCCTCTACGACGTCACCCCGGACAACAACCCCATCCTGGGCCGCACCCCCGGCCTGGACAACCTGCTCCAGATGTCCGGCTTCGTGGGCCACGGCTTCATGATGGCCCCCGCCGTCGCGGAGCGGATGGCGCAGTGGATGACCTCCGGCGCCTCCGACGAGCTCTTCACCCGCTTCAACCTCCGCCGCTTCGAGAGCGGCACCCTGGAGCGCGAGGAGATGATCATCGGCTGA
- a CDS encoding 2Fe-2S iron-sulfur cluster-binding protein, producing the protein MRRLPDATPRGRAITVDLEGESIPAIEGEPVACSLIAAGENVLSRSVKYHRPRGPFCFAAACSHCLMRVDGLPNVYTCRTPAKEGMRLERQNAYPSADVDVFATIDWFFPKRFDHHEMFAGVPVAEDVMAKVARQLAGLGLLPKEAGPAALPPRTLHVKVAVVGAGAAGLEAARVFAAKGVPFLLLERDAHLGGRLAHGPPEDGAPFVPEPTAFPQGSVLRKATVIGLYDDEHGRYLAVASQEPEGLRLLKVYAERFLLTVGGHPPTLPFENNDLPGVYAGRAVSLLLRRHDVAPEVATLVGHGPELHALAHLLTQRGVEVAAVVDLKGPLPANAHPKACVGDGLKAHGLRGVGALSFTPQGGRKQKVSCDAIVVSVPVTPGFELARQGGAKVEFDAPAGHFRVDADADGRTQAPDVFVAGDVVKAGSAKDAAAMGQRAAQALVGGLS; encoded by the coding sequence ATGCGACGCCTCCCAGACGCAACCCCGCGCGGCAGGGCCATCACCGTGGACCTCGAGGGCGAGAGCATCCCCGCCATCGAAGGCGAGCCGGTGGCGTGCTCCCTCATCGCCGCGGGCGAGAACGTCCTCTCCCGCTCCGTGAAGTACCACCGCCCGCGCGGGCCCTTCTGCTTCGCCGCGGCCTGTTCGCACTGCCTCATGCGCGTGGACGGCCTGCCCAACGTCTACACGTGCCGCACCCCCGCGAAGGAGGGCATGCGGCTGGAGCGGCAGAACGCGTACCCCTCCGCGGACGTGGACGTCTTCGCGACCATCGACTGGTTCTTCCCCAAGCGCTTCGACCACCACGAGATGTTCGCCGGCGTCCCGGTGGCGGAGGACGTGATGGCGAAGGTGGCCCGGCAGCTGGCCGGCCTGGGGCTGCTGCCGAAGGAGGCGGGCCCCGCCGCCCTGCCCCCGCGCACGCTCCACGTCAAGGTCGCGGTGGTGGGCGCGGGCGCCGCGGGCCTGGAGGCGGCGCGGGTGTTCGCCGCGAAGGGCGTCCCCTTCCTGCTCCTGGAGCGCGACGCGCACCTGGGCGGGCGGCTGGCCCACGGCCCCCCGGAGGACGGCGCGCCCTTCGTGCCGGAGCCCACCGCGTTCCCCCAGGGCAGCGTGCTGCGCAAGGCCACCGTCATCGGCCTGTATGACGACGAGCACGGCCGCTACCTGGCGGTGGCGTCGCAGGAGCCGGAGGGCCTGCGGCTGCTCAAGGTCTACGCGGAGCGCTTCCTGCTCACCGTGGGCGGCCACCCGCCCACCCTCCCCTTCGAGAACAACGACCTGCCCGGCGTGTACGCGGGCCGCGCGGTGAGCCTGCTGCTGCGCCGCCACGACGTGGCCCCTGAGGTCGCGACGCTGGTGGGCCACGGCCCGGAGCTGCATGCGCTGGCGCACCTGCTGACCCAGCGGGGCGTGGAGGTCGCCGCGGTGGTGGACCTGAAGGGCCCGCTGCCCGCGAACGCGCACCCGAAGGCCTGCGTGGGCGATGGGCTCAAGGCCCATGGCCTGCGCGGCGTGGGCGCGCTGAGCTTCACCCCGCAGGGGGGCCGCAAGCAGAAGGTGTCGTGCGACGCCATCGTGGTGTCGGTGCCGGTGACGCCGGGCTTCGAGCTGGCGCGCCAGGGCGGCGCGAAGGTGGAGTTCGACGCGCCGGCGGGCCACTTCCGCGTGGACGCGGACGCGGACGGGCGCACGCAGGCCCCGGACGTGTTCGTCGCGGGGGACGTGGTGAAGGCGGGCTCGGCGAAGGACGCCGCGGCCATGGGCCAGCGCGCGGCGCAGGCGCTCGTGGGAGGGCTGTCATGA
- a CDS encoding polymer-forming cytoskeletal protein — MKILPRLLLPTLLLGAPLALAEGAPATPPAATAPTRTIDVSFRGSLRDALKTIAEKGGLNLVVTGDLDTPAEVRLRGIGAEQALRTVARAYSLHLEQDGSIFTLRPLTAREKEAGAAVSAPAAPQPPQPPQPPMVAATPPAPPTSVDAEEAAELEEAAAAVHAEAAKEQAEEAKQRVREELRDFRDSIKNKRGRRGVRDVVARGQNLEVKQGESVESAVVYGGNLVVRGTVEDDAVAFGGNLEIHGHVEGDAHAFGGNVILGPDANVEGDVSAFGGQVQKADGATVAGSLESFGGAGLGRMVAGEIKRGMTESRNPGAAVEDTDSDDDDRDGRGGGLASFILQFALLFGLGFLGQMFFPARMKELGEEIRARPGKNAFVGIVGMLALIPLTIVLCITLIGIPVAFALLVASMLGTALGYAAIASELGTRLPVMRGRKTQAVVLALGLGLLLIISHIPVLGVLLNLLLIPLAFGAVIRTRFGYHSRGMPEPIFPRDEASV; from the coding sequence ATGAAGATCCTCCCCCGACTGCTGCTCCCCACGCTCCTCCTCGGCGCCCCCCTCGCGCTCGCGGAAGGAGCCCCGGCGACTCCCCCTGCCGCCACCGCCCCCACGCGCACCATCGACGTGAGCTTCCGCGGTTCGCTGCGCGACGCCCTGAAGACGATCGCGGAGAAGGGCGGCCTGAACCTCGTCGTCACCGGCGACCTGGACACCCCCGCGGAGGTGCGCCTGCGCGGCATTGGCGCCGAGCAGGCCCTGCGCACCGTGGCCCGCGCGTACTCGCTCCACCTGGAGCAGGACGGCTCCATCTTCACGCTGCGCCCGCTCACCGCCCGGGAGAAGGAAGCCGGCGCGGCCGTGAGCGCCCCCGCCGCGCCGCAGCCGCCCCAGCCGCCTCAGCCGCCCATGGTGGCGGCGACGCCCCCGGCCCCGCCCACGTCCGTGGACGCGGAGGAGGCCGCGGAGCTGGAGGAGGCCGCCGCCGCCGTCCACGCCGAGGCCGCGAAGGAGCAGGCCGAGGAGGCCAAGCAGCGCGTCCGCGAGGAGCTGCGCGACTTCCGCGACAGCATCAAGAACAAGCGGGGCCGGCGCGGCGTCCGGGACGTGGTGGCGCGCGGACAGAACCTGGAGGTGAAGCAGGGCGAGTCCGTGGAGAGCGCCGTCGTCTACGGCGGCAACCTCGTCGTGCGCGGCACGGTGGAGGATGACGCGGTCGCCTTCGGCGGCAACCTGGAGATCCACGGCCACGTGGAGGGTGACGCGCACGCCTTCGGCGGCAACGTCATCCTGGGCCCGGACGCGAACGTGGAAGGCGACGTGTCCGCCTTCGGCGGCCAGGTCCAGAAGGCGGACGGCGCCACGGTGGCCGGCAGCCTGGAGTCCTTCGGCGGCGCGGGCCTGGGCCGCATGGTGGCCGGGGAGATCAAGCGCGGCATGACGGAGTCGCGCAACCCCGGCGCGGCGGTGGAGGACACGGACTCGGACGACGACGACCGTGACGGCCGGGGCGGTGGGCTGGCGTCGTTCATCCTCCAGTTCGCGCTGCTCTTCGGCCTGGGCTTCCTGGGGCAGATGTTCTTCCCGGCGCGCATGAAGGAGCTGGGCGAGGAGATCCGCGCCCGCCCCGGCAAGAACGCGTTCGTGGGCATCGTGGGCATGCTGGCGCTCATCCCGCTGACCATCGTCCTGTGCATCACCCTCATCGGCATCCCGGTGGCGTTCGCCCTCCTGGTCGCCTCCATGCTGGGCACGGCGCTGGGCTACGCGGCCATCGCGAGCGAGCTGGGCACGCGGCTGCCGGTGATGCGCGGCCGGAAGACGCAGGCGGTGGTGCTGGCCCTGGGCCTGGGGCTGCTCCTGATCATCAGCCACATCCCGGTGCTGGGCGTGCTGCTCAACCTGCTGCTCATCCCCCTGGCGTTCGGCGCGGTCATCCGCACCCGCTTCGGCTACCACTCCCGGGGCATGCCCGAGCCCATCTTCCCCCGGGACGAAGCGTCCGTCTGA
- a CDS encoding RNA polymerase sigma factor — MAIGMLMAEDTAPLPWKADVQAARKGDPSAFEALVRSVQRPVYGLALRLLQNDSEAAEVAQEALLRAYQNLHRYDDARPFDLWVLAITRNLCLDLLRRRTKVRTEELEPMKELLPSHEASQEDGAIAREERQSLEAAMETLSVDDREVLALYYVQKRTTKEIAQIMGCAPGTIMARLFRAREKLRKKMTPAEEETR, encoded by the coding sequence ATGGCCATCGGAATGCTGATGGCTGAGGACACCGCTCCGCTCCCCTGGAAGGCGGACGTGCAGGCCGCCCGCAAGGGGGACCCGTCCGCCTTCGAAGCCCTCGTTCGCAGCGTGCAGCGCCCGGTGTACGGCCTGGCGCTGCGCCTGCTGCAGAACGACTCGGAGGCGGCGGAGGTCGCGCAGGAAGCCCTGCTGCGCGCGTACCAGAACCTGCACCGCTACGACGACGCGCGCCCCTTCGACCTGTGGGTGCTCGCCATCACCCGCAACCTCTGCCTGGACCTGCTCCGCCGCCGCACCAAGGTGCGCACCGAGGAGCTGGAGCCCATGAAGGAGCTGCTGCCCAGCCACGAGGCGTCCCAGGAGGACGGGGCCATCGCGCGCGAGGAGCGGCAGTCGCTGGAGGCCGCCATGGAGACCCTGTCCGTGGACGACCGCGAGGTGCTGGCCCTCTATTACGTCCAGAAGCGCACCACGAAGGAGATCGCCCAGATCATGGGCTGCGCGCCGGGGACCATCATGGCCCGCCTGTTCCGGGCCCGAGAGAAGCTGCGCAAGAAGATGACGCCCGCAGAGGAGGAGACCCGATGA
- the truD gene encoding tRNA pseudouridine(13) synthase TruD, with amino-acid sequence MRIKQKPEDFSVKESYRFDESANGRHRVYLMDKQKLSTFDAVNRLITKFGLKPGSISYCGLKDKQGRTEQIIAVDGADVDMQEPDLRLKFLGRTDKPLSARNITSNRFSVTVRALSHDSLAPLNLATAEVNRLGVVNYFDSQRFGALKHGQGFIAKDIIRGDFEAALHNYFARPSELDRTEDAKVKGFWRDNWGKWDARVPFEGAKKYHRILRSLRDHPGDWMRAFLQIDSDYRAMILFEYQSYLWNEGVRRYLQLLLPREHMFPMRYQAGTLLHFRDASPEVLQSLREATFPLVGPDTTFSDPKVAEAMAWVLGREKLQLTDLRIKNAERLLYFKEEQRPLLMHPHKLVVGRTQNDDVNRGDIKVNVAFTLPPGAYATLVIKRLFHFEYTEDTKDEVRASQRPRLVATERAEAHVEAEQARKREEEGPSRHRTLASHSTRAPARATSREPRPGGRGERVSVPTRAERPAPHARPTRAGAPRRDEATASEGEGTPVATPASASAPRTSSRRDERSGTERKAGRFGTPSREETPGKEARPPSRIGRLARPPRGLEAPAASEGRSDRAGGPRREERSSRPTRAPAPPPAFTAAPVPEPEIPLGFRAKQQKRKDVKAEARQEKAEKQRLAAAKSVKKQKRK; translated from the coding sequence GTGCGAATCAAGCAAAAACCCGAGGACTTCTCCGTGAAGGAGTCCTACCGCTTCGACGAGTCCGCCAATGGGCGGCATCGTGTCTACCTCATGGACAAGCAGAAGCTGTCCACCTTCGATGCGGTCAACCGCCTCATTACCAAGTTCGGCCTGAAGCCGGGCTCCATCAGCTACTGCGGCCTGAAGGACAAGCAGGGCCGCACCGAGCAGATCATCGCGGTGGATGGCGCCGACGTGGACATGCAGGAGCCCGACCTGCGCCTGAAGTTCCTGGGCCGGACGGACAAGCCCCTGTCCGCGCGCAACATCACCTCCAACCGCTTCTCCGTCACCGTGCGCGCCCTGTCGCACGACTCGCTGGCCCCGCTCAACCTGGCCACCGCCGAGGTCAACCGCCTGGGCGTGGTGAACTACTTCGACAGCCAGCGCTTCGGCGCGCTCAAGCACGGCCAGGGCTTCATCGCCAAGGACATCATCCGGGGCGACTTCGAGGCCGCGCTGCACAACTACTTCGCCCGTCCCTCGGAGCTGGATCGCACCGAGGACGCCAAGGTGAAGGGCTTCTGGCGCGACAACTGGGGCAAATGGGACGCGCGCGTGCCCTTCGAGGGCGCGAAGAAGTACCACCGCATCCTGCGCTCGCTGCGCGACCATCCGGGCGACTGGATGCGGGCCTTCCTGCAGATCGACTCGGACTACCGGGCGATGATCCTCTTCGAATACCAGAGCTACCTCTGGAACGAGGGCGTCCGGCGCTACCTGCAACTGCTGCTGCCGCGCGAGCACATGTTCCCCATGCGCTACCAGGCCGGCACGCTGCTGCACTTCCGGGACGCGAGCCCGGAGGTCCTCCAGTCGCTGCGCGAGGCGACCTTCCCGCTCGTCGGGCCGGACACCACCTTCAGCGATCCGAAGGTGGCGGAGGCCATGGCGTGGGTGCTGGGCCGCGAGAAGCTCCAGCTGACCGACCTGCGCATCAAGAACGCGGAGCGGCTGCTGTACTTCAAGGAGGAGCAGCGCCCGCTCCTGATGCACCCGCACAAGCTCGTCGTGGGCCGCACGCAGAACGACGACGTGAACCGGGGCGACATCAAGGTCAACGTGGCCTTCACGCTGCCCCCGGGCGCGTACGCCACGCTCGTCATCAAGCGGCTGTTCCACTTCGAGTACACGGAGGACACGAAGGACGAGGTGCGCGCCTCGCAGCGCCCGCGCCTCGTGGCCACCGAGCGGGCCGAAGCCCACGTCGAGGCGGAGCAGGCCCGCAAGCGCGAGGAAGAGGGCCCGTCGCGCCACCGCACGCTCGCCAGCCACAGCACCCGCGCCCCTGCCCGCGCCACCAGCCGCGAGCCGCGTCCGGGCGGCCGGGGTGAGCGCGTGAGCGTCCCCACCCGCGCCGAACGTCCCGCCCCGCATGCCCGCCCCACCCGCGCCGGGGCTCCCCGCCGCGACGAGGCCACGGCCTCCGAGGGTGAGGGCACGCCGGTAGCGACCCCTGCCAGCGCGTCCGCGCCCAGGACGTCCTCCCGGCGGGATGAGCGCTCCGGCACGGAGCGCAAGGCGGGCCGCTTCGGCACCCCCAGCCGTGAAGAGACGCCCGGCAAGGAGGCCCGCCCGCCCAGCCGCATCGGCCGGCTGGCCCGTCCGCCCCGGGGCCTTGAAGCCCCTGCCGCCTCCGAAGGCCGGTCCGACCGCGCCGGGGGCCCCCGCCGGGAGGAGCGCTCCAGCCGTCCGACGCGAGCGCCCGCCCCCCCGCCTGCCTTCACGGCGGCGCCGGTGCCCGAGCCGGAGATCCCCCTGGGCTTCCGCGCCAAGCAGCAGAAGCGCAAGGACGTGAAGGCCGAGGCCCGGCAGGAGAAGGCCGAAAAGCAGCGGCTGGCCGCGGCCAAGTCCGTGAAAAAACAGAAACGGAAGTGA
- a CDS encoding adenylate/guanylate cyclase domain-containing protein, which translates to MNQAPAPFPPRSGSHPRGPHLTGRFADGTLGEFPLGATTSLGRHPSNTLRLVDREVSKEHATIEKVGRDFVLRDLNSSNGTFVNGRRVTGEMRLRDGDEIALGSSRLVFHSGEAAAGQGNNPPTLPGVTVVANAVSMPAFLAQMDQVPQNFRPAEQVTDNAALRRDYEKLRIAHEFHRQVSLKGNQADLFEQILKVAFELLAADHGVILKVGVEGEFIPAAVHHRQGKQVNVMLSDTVLKRVVETGKAVLTADAIIDERFSAAESIVAQGIRSAMAVPLMVNGDIQAVLFLDSRQQINAFSEKDLTILSGIAAQAGIALENAALAEQIRNEAVTRAELSRFLSKAVADAVINGGTEDLRQSRLAEVSCLFADIRGFTTLAESDSPQEVVSMLNSFFTAMADVVFRYEGNLDKFIGDCVMAVWGPPSSHPDDPGRALRAALEMQDAVTELNRQRVLDGKKPIEVGIGVNTGQAVVGYMGSAERHEFTAIGDTVNTASRLCGIAKSGEVLASEATVRKSGPGFDVEELPMLQVKGKEKGVQTFRVHGAELTTSASRKVR; encoded by the coding sequence GTGAACCAGGCACCCGCCCCATTCCCGCCCAGGTCCGGGTCGCACCCGCGCGGGCCGCACCTGACGGGGCGGTTCGCGGACGGGACGCTGGGGGAGTTTCCCCTGGGGGCGACGACGTCGCTCGGCCGCCACCCGTCCAACACGCTCCGGCTCGTGGACCGCGAGGTCTCCAAGGAGCACGCGACCATCGAGAAGGTGGGGCGCGACTTCGTCCTGCGCGACCTGAACTCGTCCAACGGCACCTTCGTCAACGGGCGCCGGGTGACGGGGGAGATGCGGCTGCGCGACGGGGATGAGATCGCCCTGGGCTCCTCCCGGCTCGTCTTCCACAGCGGCGAGGCCGCGGCCGGGCAGGGCAACAACCCGCCCACGCTGCCGGGTGTGACGGTGGTGGCCAACGCCGTCTCCATGCCGGCCTTCCTGGCGCAGATGGACCAGGTGCCGCAGAACTTCCGCCCGGCCGAGCAGGTGACGGACAACGCCGCGCTGCGTCGTGACTACGAGAAGCTGCGAATCGCCCACGAGTTCCACCGGCAGGTGAGCCTCAAGGGCAACCAGGCGGACCTGTTCGAGCAGATCCTGAAGGTGGCCTTCGAGCTGCTGGCGGCCGACCACGGCGTCATCCTGAAGGTGGGCGTGGAGGGGGAGTTCATCCCGGCCGCGGTGCACCACCGGCAGGGCAAGCAGGTGAACGTCATGCTGTCGGACACCGTGCTCAAGCGCGTGGTGGAGACGGGCAAGGCGGTGCTGACGGCGGACGCCATCATCGACGAGCGCTTCTCCGCGGCCGAAAGCATCGTGGCGCAGGGCATCCGCTCCGCCATGGCGGTGCCGCTGATGGTGAACGGCGACATCCAGGCGGTGCTGTTCCTGGACAGCCGGCAGCAGATCAACGCCTTCTCGGAGAAGGACCTGACCATCCTGTCCGGCATCGCCGCGCAGGCCGGCATCGCGCTGGAGAACGCGGCCCTGGCCGAGCAGATCCGCAACGAGGCGGTGACGCGCGCGGAGCTGTCGCGCTTCCTGTCCAAGGCGGTGGCGGACGCGGTGATCAACGGCGGCACGGAGGACCTGCGCCAGAGCCGGCTCGCGGAGGTGAGCTGCCTGTTCGCGGACATCCGCGGCTTCACCACCCTGGCGGAGAGTGATTCGCCGCAAGAGGTGGTGTCCATGCTCAACAGCTTCTTCACCGCGATGGCGGACGTGGTGTTCCGCTACGAGGGCAACCTGGACAAGTTCATCGGGGACTGCGTGATGGCGGTGTGGGGTCCGCCGTCGTCGCACCCGGATGATCCGGGCCGGGCGCTGAGGGCGGCGCTGGAGATGCAGGACGCCGTCACGGAGCTCAACCGGCAGCGCGTGCTGGATGGCAAGAAGCCCATTGAAGTGGGCATCGGCGTCAACACGGGGCAGGCGGTCGTGGGCTACATGGGCAGCGCGGAGCGGCACGAGTTCACCGCCATTGGCGACACCGTCAACACCGCGTCGCGGCTGTGCGGCATCGCCAAGAGCGGCGAGGTGCTGGCGTCGGAGGCGACGGTGCGCAAGTCCGGGCCGGGCTTCGACGTGGAGGAGCTGCCCATGCTCCAGGTGAAGGGCAAGGAGAAGGGCGTGCAGACCTTCCGCGTGCACGGCGCGGAGCTGACCACCTCCGCCTCCCGCAAGGTGCGCTAG
- a CDS encoding serine/threonine-protein kinase, translating into MTTTQSCPNCGTVHDTRVYVSGQKVVCRCGIRFEVRRADVSSIRPADASLSRPPVRADEETGVAVTFTPRTVGNPPVSMSPSAAPGVGTGREDSRLGRETDPYGGPSEATAMARSQPTSVRAEAVPDSPGGAEMNVLRPDGMTKSGEGAVPVGGVPAAVEAASGQPSGVALPSSDPAALDAAPEGDGATVVRVRTPAVGEARAPVDTGMRAIEHAETMLTGAKPRLPGLELLEVLGRGGMGEVWLARQQSLGRTVAVKVLPPRLAKDAEFVSRFDKEATALAALSHPHIVQIIDRGVEGEHYYFVMEYVEGQSLRHALGGADPISPQQALKVLLQVARAVEAAHEKNIIHRDLKPENILLDGRLNAKVADFGLAGIRQPDSQKQLTATSVAMGTLNYMAPEQRRDAKNVDGRADLFSLGVMMYEALTGELPVGRFKLPSQRMRGLDPRVDPVVERLLETDREARYATATEVCEALEDLVSSTSSPHVVAPASELARVRGAEVVPAGRAAPGAESVLLEKFNAGWGRVRTGLSVVGGLALLGFAVRAFVGPVSLHLGQDDKYVIGTQGLKVKPGQAQWPPNTNGEVFSDFKLTPPAGNGTASTLEVGFGEGTEEINVHSGTWRMVNGELEAIQGGMETDGNKLVPRAYLAHRYFSSDDFTAETLMDVKPLGREYLVEEDAQHFGELAYRIRDVQVSVFAIPDVGMRLSWRYISSEDGREVVGNSADDARNLVGDEMPLPRHGPFLVRLQLRKQKNGVRADAFLNKKLFATKMLPGFEGRTGKLALGCRNLKCTFDDLKVSGTLQPRPARRLATGGE; encoded by the coding sequence ATGACCACGACGCAGTCGTGCCCCAACTGCGGCACGGTGCACGACACCCGGGTGTACGTGAGCGGCCAGAAGGTCGTGTGCCGCTGCGGCATCCGGTTCGAGGTGCGGCGTGCGGACGTGTCCAGCATCCGCCCGGCCGACGCGTCGCTCAGCCGGCCGCCTGTCCGGGCCGACGAGGAAACAGGTGTCGCGGTGACGTTCACGCCGCGCACGGTGGGAAATCCACCGGTGTCGATGTCACCTTCCGCCGCTCCGGGTGTTGGGACCGGCAGGGAGGACAGCAGGTTGGGACGTGAGACGGATCCCTACGGCGGACCTTCGGAGGCGACGGCCATGGCCCGGTCGCAGCCGACGTCCGTGCGGGCGGAAGCCGTCCCTGATTCCCCGGGGGGAGCCGAGATGAACGTCCTGCGACCGGATGGGATGACGAAGTCGGGTGAGGGCGCGGTGCCGGTGGGAGGCGTTCCGGCCGCGGTGGAAGCGGCCTCCGGGCAGCCGTCCGGGGTGGCGCTGCCGTCGTCGGACCCCGCCGCGCTGGACGCGGCCCCGGAAGGGGACGGGGCCACGGTGGTGCGCGTGCGGACGCCGGCGGTTGGCGAAGCTCGCGCCCCGGTGGACACCGGCATGCGCGCCATCGAGCACGCGGAGACGATGCTGACGGGCGCGAAGCCCCGGCTTCCGGGCCTGGAGCTGCTGGAGGTGCTGGGCCGTGGCGGCATGGGCGAGGTGTGGCTCGCGCGCCAGCAGTCGCTGGGCCGCACGGTGGCGGTGAAGGTGCTGCCGCCCCGGCTGGCGAAGGACGCGGAGTTCGTGTCGCGCTTCGACAAGGAGGCCACGGCGCTGGCGGCCCTGAGCCACCCCCACATCGTGCAGATCATCGACCGGGGCGTGGAGGGCGAGCACTACTACTTCGTCATGGAGTACGTGGAGGGCCAGTCGCTGCGCCACGCGCTGGGCGGCGCGGATCCGATTTCGCCCCAGCAGGCGCTGAAGGTGCTGTTGCAGGTGGCGCGCGCGGTGGAGGCCGCGCACGAGAAGAACATCATCCACCGCGACCTGAAGCCGGAGAACATCCTGTTGGATGGCCGGCTCAACGCGAAGGTGGCGGACTTCGGGCTCGCGGGCATCCGGCAGCCGGACTCCCAGAAGCAGCTCACCGCCACGTCGGTGGCCATGGGCACGCTCAACTACATGGCCCCGGAGCAGCGCCGGGACGCGAAGAACGTGGACGGCCGGGCGGACCTCTTCTCGCTGGGCGTGATGATGTACGAGGCGCTTACCGGCGAGCTGCCCGTGGGCCGCTTCAAGCTGCCGTCCCAGCGCATGCGAGGCCTGGACCCGCGCGTGGATCCGGTGGTGGAGCGCCTGCTGGAGACGGACCGCGAGGCGCGGTACGCCACCGCGACCGAGGTGTGTGAGGCGCTGGAGGACCTGGTGTCCTCCACGTCGTCGCCCCACGTCGTGGCGCCCGCGTCGGAGCTGGCGCGGGTGCGCGGCGCGGAGGTCGTCCCCGCCGGTCGGGCGGCTCCGGGGGCCGAGAGCGTCCTCCTGGAGAAGTTCAACGCGGGCTGGGGCCGCGTGCGCACGGGCCTGTCCGTCGTGGGGGGCCTGGCGCTGCTGGGCTTCGCGGTGCGCGCCTTCGTGGGCCCGGTGAGCCTGCACCTGGGCCAGGACGACAAGTACGTCATCGGCACGCAGGGGCTGAAGGTGAAGCCCGGCCAGGCGCAGTGGCCGCCCAACACGAACGGCGAGGTGTTCTCCGACTTCAAGCTGACGCCGCCCGCCGGCAACGGGACGGCGTCCACGCTGGAGGTCGGCTTCGGAGAGGGCACCGAGGAGATCAACGTCCACAGCGGCACGTGGCGCATGGTGAACGGCGAACTGGAGGCCATCCAGGGCGGCATGGAGACGGACGGCAACAAGCTGGTGCCGCGCGCCTACCTGGCCCACCGCTACTTCTCCAGCGACGACTTCACGGCGGAGACGCTGATGGACGTGAAGCCGCTGGGCCGCGAGTACCTGGTGGAGGAGGACGCGCAGCACTTCGGAGAGCTGGCGTACCGCATCCGCGACGTGCAGGTGTCCGTCTTCGCCATCCCGGACGTGGGCATGCGCCTGTCGTGGCGCTACATCTCCTCCGAGGACGGGCGGGAGGTGGTGGGCAACAGCGCCGACGACGCGAGGAACCTCGTCGGGGATGAGATGCCGCTGCCCCGGCACGGCCCGTTCCTGGTGCGCCTGCAGCTGCGCAAGCAGAAGAACGGCGTGCGCGCGGACGCGTTCCTCAACAAGAAGCTCTTCGCCACCAAGATGCTCCCCGGCTTCGAGGGCCGCACCGGCAAGCTGGCGCTGGGGTGTCGCAACCTGAAGTGCACCTTCGACGACCTGAAGGTGTCGGGGACGCTCCAGCCCCGCCCGGCGCGCCGGCTCGCCACGGGCGGCGAGTAG